A single window of Amphiura filiformis chromosome 17, Afil_fr2py, whole genome shotgun sequence DNA harbors:
- the LOC140137580 gene encoding uncharacterized protein isoform X1 → MCCILMGNPVCRYRCLKCCGSFLFIIGLIFIGGGIVFALSETDIEIFQFLAAFNYSYITLWGGIGALVAGISAMYVGFRMSDDDCSARGMAIMCVLAIASTAGTMAVLTWNLYEQDYFGDIGEEARTTKLEQYVIANTPADTFEFKYEDWLASIIIYGAMCFLTIITWASSAASMAIGCCCPDASEFVDDEKA, encoded by the exons ATGTGTTGCATTTTAATGGGTAATCCTGTGTGCAGGTATCGCTGCCTCAAGTGCTGTGGTAGTTTCCTCTTCATCATAGGCCTCATCTTCATCGGAGGTGGTATCGTATTTGCTCTCAGCGAAACAGACATAGAAATCTTCCAATTTTTAGCCGCTTTCAACTATTCATATATCACATTATGGGGCGGTATTGGG GCATTAGTGGCAGGTATTTCAGCAATGTATGTAGGCTTCAGGATGAGCGATGATGACTGT AGTGCCCGTGGCATGGCTATCATGTGTGTATTGGCTATTGCGTCAACGGCAGGCACAATGGCAGTGCTAACGTGGAACTTATACGAACAAGACTACTTTGGTGATATTGGAGAGGAAGCAAGGACAACAAAATTAGAACAATATGTAATAG CTAATACACCCGCAGATACATTCGAATTTAAATATGAGGATTGGTTAGCCTCAATCATCATCTATGGTGCAATGTGCTTTCTGACTATCATTACTTGGGCTTCATCAGCGGCGTCCATGGCCATTGGATGCTGCTGTCCTGATGCATCGGAG tTCGTCGACGACGAAAAGGCTTAA
- the LOC140137580 gene encoding uncharacterized protein isoform X2 — protein sequence MCCILMGNPVCRYRCLKCCGSFLFIIGLIFIGGGIVFALSETDIEIFQFLAAFNYSYITLWGGIGALVAGISAMYVGFRMSDDDCSARGMAIMCVLAIASTAGTMAVLTWNLYEQDYFGDIGEEARTTKLEQYVIANTPADTFEFKYEDWLASIIIYGAMCFLTIITWASSAASMAIGCCCPDASERVKYV from the exons ATGTGTTGCATTTTAATGGGTAATCCTGTGTGCAGGTATCGCTGCCTCAAGTGCTGTGGTAGTTTCCTCTTCATCATAGGCCTCATCTTCATCGGAGGTGGTATCGTATTTGCTCTCAGCGAAACAGACATAGAAATCTTCCAATTTTTAGCCGCTTTCAACTATTCATATATCACATTATGGGGCGGTATTGGG GCATTAGTGGCAGGTATTTCAGCAATGTATGTAGGCTTCAGGATGAGCGATGATGACTGT AGTGCCCGTGGCATGGCTATCATGTGTGTATTGGCTATTGCGTCAACGGCAGGCACAATGGCAGTGCTAACGTGGAACTTATACGAACAAGACTACTTTGGTGATATTGGAGAGGAAGCAAGGACAACAAAATTAGAACAATATGTAATAG CTAATACACCCGCAGATACATTCGAATTTAAATATGAGGATTGGTTAGCCTCAATCATCATCTATGGTGCAATGTGCTTTCTGACTATCATTACTTGGGCTTCATCAGCGGCGTCCATGGCCATTGGATGCTGCTGTCCTGATGCATCGGAG AGAGTGAAGTACGTGTAA